One stretch of Euphorbia lathyris chromosome 7, ddEupLath1.1, whole genome shotgun sequence DNA includes these proteins:
- the LOC136201393 gene encoding growth-regulating factor 1-like, whose translation MDFGVVGLEGLVGSENTSCGFGSDRGTKQERYGSGFLKQERSDTVEDDWRSSKLSKTESMLLPQRQSLLKSNNTASTLFPYVQHQHQQQQQQMLSFSSPKSEPQNLTLPGFQLISYAYNRSTGSNYENLNSGNMHGVYTETRGPFTPSQWMELEHQALIYKYITANVPIPSNLLIPIRRALESSAISTYSGGLLRPNALSWGGFHLGFSSNTDPEPGRCRRTDGKKWRCSRDAVADQKYCERHMNRGRHRSRKHVEGQSGHSSAAATSSITSKPMLTASSTSSVSASAVGLHGSSASKSLAIAQNQQQLKNLQSENSSNLSAATSLNRMFLSKENMGERVQDSPGLSTLSSKINLKSKENPFMILKQQSPYQESSQLEFGRVNSDSLLNPSHNGSSVITCRNFESSEDITEQQNIQQRSIRQFMDDWPRSQSDQTDGLWPQLDVQTDRTQLSISIPVAPTDFMSSTSSPNNDKSALSPLRLSCELDLNAFNQRQTNWIPVPWESSMGGPLGEVLHSGSECKSSSVITHLKEGWDSSPRLGSSPTGVLQKPTFGSLSNSSAGSSPRADRHRTNEGASMCCDFLAPV comes from the exons ATGGATTTTGGGGTGGTGGGTTTGGAGGGATTGGTGGGTTCGGAGAACACAAGTTGTGGGTTTGGTTCAGATCGTGGAACAAAGCAAGAAAGGTACGGATCTGGGTTCCTTAAGCAGGAGAGATCTGATACTGTTGAAGATGATTGGAGGAGTTCTAAACTCTCTAAAACTGAATCAATGTTGCTTCCTCAAAGACAGTCTTTACTCAAATCTAATAACACTGCTTCCACTCTCTTCCCTTATGTCCAACACCAACATCAACAGCAACAGCAGCAGATGCTCAGTTTCTCTTCCCCCAAATCAGAACCTCAGAATCTTACATTGCCTGGATTTCAACTCATTTCTTATGCTTACAATAGAAGTACAG GTAGCAACTATGAAAACTTGAATAGTGGAAACATGCATGGAGTTTACACAGAAACAAGAGGGCCTTTTACTCCATCACAATGGATGGAGCTTGAACATCAGGCATTGATCTACAAATACATAACAGCTAATGTCCCGATTCCTTCTAATCTGCTTATCCCAATAAGAAGAGCTCTGGAATCTTCCGCCATTTCTACCTATTCCGGCGGACTTCTCCGACCCAATGCCT TGTCGTGGGGTGGTTTCCATCTAGGGTTCTCCAGCAACACTGATCCGGAGCCAGGACGGTGTCGTAGAACAGATGGGAAAAAATGGCGGTGTTCAAGAGATGCAGTTGCCGACCAGAAATATTGTGAACGGCATATGAACAGGGGTCGCCATCGTTCAAGAAAGCATGTGGAAGGCCAATCTGGCCATTCTTCTGCCGCCGCTACAAGCTCCATCACTTCGAAACCGATGCTCACGGCGTCTTCTACTTCGTCTGTGTCAGCATCGGCGGTGGGACTTCACGGCAGCAGCGCATCCAAAAGTCTCGCTATTGCTCAGAATCAGCAGCAGCTAAAGAACTTACAATCTGAGAACTCTTCCAATCTTTCTGCTGCTACTTCTCTCAACAG GATGTTTCTAAGCAAAGAGAATATGGGTGAAAGAGTGCAAGATTCACCCGGTTTATCCACACTATCATCCAAGATTAACCTGAAATCTAAAGAAAATCCTTTCATGATTCTAAAACAACAGAGTCCATACCAGGAATCCTCACAACTTGAGTTTGGACGTGTCAACTCAGACTCGCTCCTCAACCCTTCACATAATGGCTCTTCTGTGATCACTTGTAGAAACTTTGAGTCTTCTGAGGACATAACCGAGCAGCAAAACATTCAACAACGTTCGATTCGCCAATTCATGGATGATTGGCCTAGATCCCAATCTGATCAAACTGATGGTTTGTGGCCTCAACTTGATGTTCAGACGGATAGAACTCAGTTATCAATTTCAATCCCAGTAGCCCCTACAGACTTCATGTCTTCCACTTCGTCTCCCAACAATGATAAATCTGCGCTCTCCCCGCTAAGATTATCATGTGAGTTGGATCTGAATGCCTTTAATCAAAGGCAAACAAACTGGATACCAGTCCCTTGGGAAAGTTCAATGGGCGGTCCTCTTGGGGAGGTTTTGCACAGTGGTTCAGAGTGCAAGAGTTCATCTGTTATTACCCACTTAAAAGAAGGGTGGGATAGTAGTCCGCGGTTAGGTTCTTCTCCGACAGGAGTTCTACAAAAGCCTACATTCGGATCGCTTTCGAATAGTAGCGCAGGAAGCAGCCCAAGAGCAGATAGACACAGGACAAATGAAGGTGCTAGCATGTGTTGTGATTTCTTGGCTCCAGTCTAG